Within Phycodurus eques isolate BA_2022a chromosome 18, UOR_Pequ_1.1, whole genome shotgun sequence, the genomic segment cATAGTAAGGACATAttagaattaaaaacaatttgtcacgcattcaattaatttttattgtgctgctcattctggtatGCACGCCTTGGAACTCCTCAGCAGTAATGAGTCGTTCAAAACAATATGACTGAGTATTGCTATTCTGTCTATACGATACATGTGTTACtatacagtttgtgttcaagtagccgttgcttaaagggtaacaacacCACCAGATGAATGCTAATTGTTGCCCATGGCGTTTCTCATtaagtgttagcattaaactagcgaACTAAAGGCTAGGCTAAGTGGTAATTTTAAATACAagctgttattttgttttatgtttagtttgacagtaaaccagTCGGGTGTGGCAATGAACATTTTGAAGCCTCTCTTTTCAAGAGTATTTACTAATTCTATTCAACAAACTGCTGTtcgttgtgaagtgagttgaattgagctCGCTGCAACCATACAGTgttcgtatctcaagtttgcgctcgcaagttGAAGCAAGGACTCCGCCAAACAACCGCTCTTATCTTGAAAATCTCAttagtcaggtcactcgtatcttaaGTGACCActatattagtagtagtagtagtagtactaaaCGCATGACTCTTCTGAAAACTATCATGTTATAACTGATTTATTTGTTCCATATTTATTACTAGGGCCCAACTAATACGTTTGTTTTTAGGAATAATGAATGATTCGGAACGTAGCCATTGCGTTGGGAATCATTCATTTCATACTCCCTAAATCACTACAATGGGATTTTTAGTGGACTTTTTAGAAACAATCAAggtccactatataaaaatcctATCTAGAAAAAAATCTAGTGATTAGGGAGAAGGGTGAGTGGTTCGGGTTTGATTCTCACCCGGCTCTCGGGGTCCACCTGTGCCAAAGCGCCGTCCACGCTGACCGTCACCTTTTCGCCATCTTTGAAATCTACGCAGTCTTCACCGAACATATCactgcacacgcgcacacacacaatcacaatcaGACCTACGGTTAAACATTTGTCTTGAGTGAGAACTAGCACAAGGACCACAACACAAGGACATAGCACTATATTATTACTAGGACTGGAATATTGACTACTTATAGATAAACCTGGACTGCAACTTGAACTAGGACTCGATATAGGACGATCGCAAGACTATGACTGTAATGATTACTGCAAGAAGACCTCAGACAAGCACTAGGGCTAGTCCTTGTGTAGTCCTAGTTTTTAGTCACAGTACATGTTGTTATAGGTCTAGTCCTAGTTATCgttaatcaatttattttaaagttctatAGATAGTCCAGGTTTCAGTCCCAGTTCATGCAAATAATAGTTCAAGTCCTCATCTAGTGTCTAGTCCTAAATTGTAGTTTCTAGTGAAGTCGTACTTTTGATTTCTACTCCAATATCTAGTCTTAGTTTCTAGTCCTTGTACTAATACTAGTTTCTAGGCATAATACTTATGTAACTAGCCCTATTCTAATATAATTCTATTCCAAGTTTATGTACTAGCACTAGTTAATCTTAATTACAAGGCAGAGACCTAGTTTCTAGTCCTTTTCCTACTTTTTAGTTCTAACCCTAGTTCAAGTCTCTAGTCCTATTCTGTGGTCTTTTTCTAGTCTCTAGTTGTAGTTTCTAGAACTAGAAACTAGTACTGGATATGCAAGTGAATAATAGGACTAGAACTGTAAAACTAGAAACTGCAATAAAAATTAGAACTACAACAAGAATCTAGGACGAGCACTCGGAAATAAGACGTAGGACCAGACCTAGAAACTAGACTAGGAATGAAACTAAATCTTGGACTGCAACAAGAACTATGACTTGCATGGACTGGGACTACAACCTGAACTAAAACTAGGTCTATCGACGGAACCAGTACAAGGACAAGTACAAAACTAGCACAGGAACTTGGATTAAAACTATGACCCTGGCTACAAACTAGTAAATCGGACTAGACTCACTGTAGCATGAGTTCCAGTCTTTCAATAAAGACTTCCTGGTCAAAAATCTCTGGCCGAGCGTCCAgtactgaaaagaaaagaaaagttgggTGTGAAAGGTCAAGTGTGGAACAGGTCAAGCGTTTCAGGTGCCAGCTGCCAACACTGACTCTTCTGGGCGTTGGGGTTGGACTGGACCTCCAGAACAACCGTGGTCACCACATCGGCGTACATGTCGTTCAGTGGGTTTGCCAGCCACTGAGGACACAGACAGGACAAGCGTTTGATTGACACCTGCTACcacgtcatcatcatcatcatagtcaTCGTCTTCGTGTGGACCCGACCTCCAGCAGAACCATGCCAGCTTCATGAACCAGAGTAATGCTCTTGAAGATCCGGATGGTGATCTTCTCAGCAGACTCAACCTGCTCCACGTCCCCTAATGCAAATACAACACACAAGATGAGTAACATGCAActaattaacacacacacacacacacacacacacacacggcgggCAGGCACAGACGCACAGAGGCGGATAGAAACACATGCGCGTGGTCACACCCGTCCATACATACACCCACGCGTGTACGCTTGTGTTTCTTACCAGTGAGGCATCGAAGTTGGCTGACCAGCAGTGAAATGGGTCCCGTGTATGGGATGGCCTGCGTTTGCGTGACCGTGCCCACATTCAGATCCGTGTACTCtggacaacaacaaacataaaCGACAACATTAATTAATCACATCATGTATCTCATCACCCCAATAAATTTAACAACCAGAATAAATGAGATttgtatagcgcttttctaTTAATTAGTTACACTGACTTCTTGTGATGGTGGAAACACAGACCTGAGAGATCGGAGGGTGTGAGGATGTGATAGTTGAAGTTTCTCTTGACGAGGATGCCGGATACCCTCTGCCCTTGAGTACATGTCTTGTCCGCCAGCGAGCCCATCACCTGCAGCGAAGCACGCTGACATTGATCATTAGGGCCTAACCGCTTAATCGGCTGATATTAACAGTTTTGAAATcgacaaaaatgtgtatttctttccagatttgtttcccccccccgccacatcaacaaattaaaaaatttgacaaagataatgacattcaaacacaaaatactaaagaacaaagtattgtaaaacagccAAATGTTCTGCCTTTAATCCCTAAGCATAAAGGGaccatttaaacaaacaattttgatttagcaattttttacaattactttttttgtacattaccatattacaacataagacaaatataatgacattcaaacaaacaacaacttagttgctgtgcatatatatatatatatatatatatatatatatatatacatacacacacacacacacacacacacacacacacacatacacggctGATTAATCTTTTAttggaattttattctgccaaatattgATATCGGTGTCGAAAAATCCATATTCGTCGGGCCCTATTTATCACCACGTCACGCTGAAAGACACACAACGTGGACGCACCTTGGCCAGTTTCTCTCCTCGGAAGTTGAGCGTGACAGCCTCTGTGTTTCTGGGGTTGTGGACTTCAATGTGGACCTGCTCATTGTCCTCGTACTCGCGGATGAGCGCAGCCTTCAGCCGGGCCATCTCGTTCTGCTCGCCGTGGACCAGGATCTAGAAGGATGACAGTGAGAGTCGCATGCTTGAGGGTTACGTAAGTAGTCCCTTGTTGGCCTGGAGGCGGCGGGCAGCGGCCGGCGTATACCACGTGCGGCGGTTTGAGAGCTCGGATGAACTCGCTGGTCTGCTGGTAGTCGGTGTGCGCCGAGAAGGAGATGTAATCCACGGACATCTTCAGCGGGAGCTTCTGTCCCGACATGGTGCTGATCTCTTCCGGCTCCGTCATGATGTGCTGCAACACACGCATATTGCCTCATTTGAATGATACGGCTTTCAAAGAAAATCTGATTATTACtcaaaaatatgttattttatcCGCCTTCACTCATAGGAAAAGAAATAATACTGACATCGAGTTTTACGGTTTGTGTGAGAAAAGTTTTTCGGGTTTGAGAGGGTTTTTTTGGTGTTTAACAGACttatttttggtgtgtgtgaggaTTCTTCTAGTGTATGTGAGTTTTACAAGTGCGTGAGTTTTTTGTGTCTAAGAGTTTTGAAGAAACATGTAAGATTTTTTTGGTGTGAGTGAGATGTTTATTTTATGTgtgagatgattttttttaatgcgagTGACAGTTTTTTGGGAGCAAGTGAGTTTTTTTGGTTGTCAGTAAGTTGgtatgtgtgtggttttttttgggtgcatgCAAAACTTTTTGAGAGTGTGAGTGTTttttatagtgtgtgtgttttttttgtgagtttttgGGGTGTGAGTGCGAGTTTTTATGGTgtgtaggttttttttgggtgtctgTGACTCTTTGGGGCTAATGGggtatatttttgtgtgtttgagttttTTGGTCTGACAGAGGTTTATTGATACGGGTGAGATTTTTTCGTGTAAGTTTTTTTGTGcatgagtgttttatttttgaggTATGCATGAGGTGCAAGGCTTTTTTGGTGGTGTGAGGCTTTTTGGTGAATGTGAGAGTATTTGGGTCTGTGTGCCAGTTTTTTGTGTGGGTTCCTTGCGCTTTGTACTCCTGAAGCCACTAAAATAAGGTGAAAAATGAGCCAAGTGTGATGTCGTTGTTGTCGTCAGACCTTGGCAAGCGTCCCCTCAACGCAGTATCCGGCGATGATGACGCCGTTCCTCTTGTCGGTGCACCAGCTCTCGAACAGTTCTCGGGATAAACCGCTCTGCATCATGCCTGGAGATGCCATCACTACACTGGGGCCGATGTCATCGAAATGGTCCATGCTCTGTCACATGCGCATGggcacagacacagacacagacacagaaacagacacacacacacacacacagtgactgCATGCTAATGCAATGCTAATGCACAGCTACATGGATGGTACTTatagttagcattaagctaacggaCTGAAAGGCTCAGCTATGTGCTTCTTTtatatacacaatgtgtaattctctttgttttatgtatagTTTGAGCGTAAATTTCATctgggaatggcaataaacatCTTAAAGCCTCGTTTTTGATTAATTGTCAAGGGATCAATGTCAGAGTCAAGGTcacagtgtgtgtttttctgacCTTGAGGTTGCTGATGTGCTTAAAGACAAAGGGGTTGTTGACATTGATGGCCTTGCGGATCTTATCGTTCATGGCATTGATGTACGTCTGGTAGACCGCCATGCACTTCCTGGCCAGGGATGACGCATAGTAGATGGGAATGTCATGGAGCTCCGGATGGTTCTGCCAGTACTCGTCTACGTTGGCGGCGCCAGGGAAAACGCAACATGTGAGTCAACAAAGTAGTAACGCACACGGCAACACACGGCTCGACACGGATGCATCGGTGTTGCCAGAGCCatcactaacacacacacacacacacacacagagacacgcTCACgtgcaaaatataaaaagagaggCACACACATGCAGAGACAAACACATTCGCACAAagaagcgcacacacacacacgcacccagGATGAGGAGAAGCTCCTGCGCTCGTCCCAGCGCGAAGACGGGAATCAAACAACGACCCTCTCGGTTGACGATGTCATGGACCGTGTTGCAGAAACGCGCCTCGCGCTCCTCACGCTTCTCGTGGATGTGCGTCCCATATGTGGACTcctgatgcacacacacatatatcgcgTCACCACGGTAACCAGCACGCGATGTCACAAACGCTGCGGCGCTCGCAAGTCAGCTGACCGTGATAAGGATGTCCGGCTTGACACTCGGTATCTCCGCCGCCATCAAGTGTCTGTCCTCCTGACGTGAGAAGTCCCCTGTATACAACaactacaaaaacacacatgtttaagaatacagtggaccccgacTCTTCGCGGGAGATGGGGACTGAGCCGGACCGCGAATAGCGGTGGATAATTATGGGCCATTAGAATTGCATCGAGAAATTATTTGTCCCcctcccctcaaaaaaaaaaaaaaattaattattgtACAAGCAAGGGTATACCGCCACTAAGATTTTCAAGGTTAGTTCACccctaaaaaggaaaaacaattgaaaaaataagtaaaaatttggggaaaaaaatccgcGGCTAAGTGAATGTGTGGGTGCCAAACCCCAACTATGCGGGTGTCCACTGTAGTTGTAGTAGAACCTGGCCGATTTATTCGGCCAATATGAGCCACCTcatcccctttttttttaaacattaaaaaattacagcataagacaaagataaggacattaaaaaaataataataatcttcaaaaggaaaaaaaaaattaaaacaaaatatgtatgtatatatatatatatatatatatatatatatatcgacgatttttgccatttttctcTCTTGTACAGTTgaacaaatactaaaggacaacGTATTCTAAAACAGCCATAttttctgcctgtaattcatctttatttttgtaagcGTTAAGGGACCCAAAAAAGAGAattcattttattcataaaattgttttaattaattggCCAATTCATCGGTCATCgtaattttattctgccaaatatcagaattggcctaaaaaaatccatatcggtcACGCCTTCGTTTGTACAGTCACTGCCTATACCGGCACTATATGGCAGGTTTtcatgcaaatttttttttcagattttttttcagcacgTGATTTGGTACCTTGACACCGGCGATCTCAATCATGAACATGGCGGCGCCCAGCACGTGTCCTGCGTGATAGCACCAGAACTTGATCCCGGCCACTTCCTTGACCTCGTGGAAGTTGATGGTCTCGATCTTGTCCATGCTCTCCTCCAGGTCCGTCTCCGTGTACAGCATTTCATCGGCCGAGATGTTACTATGAGCACAAGGTCAGCTTCAGCTTGAGCCATCTGCCACCATCGCCTCACATTGTAACAGTCAGGGGTGGATAGCAATGTGCTACATGTATTCAATTTCATTTACCCAAGTAATGTTTAGatacactatatatttttttttcccccgcatgaacacatttttctctgttttaatTGTAAAGTTCAATactaaacagtcaaatgttctgcccgtaattcatatctttagtGTTGTGAGCATTAAGGGACCATcaaataagttattttattcattatatatattttttaaggcggcacggtggacaactggttagcacatctgcctcacatcgggcctcgtctgtgtggagtttgcatgttctccccgtgcctgcatgggttttctccgggtactctggtttcctcccacattccaaaaacatgcatggtaggttaattgaagactctaaattgcacgtaggtgtgaacgtgagtgcgaatggttgtcttgtttatatgtgccctgtgattggctggcgatcagtttaGGATGAactctgcctctcacccaaagatagctggcataggctccagcacgcacgcgaccctagtgaggatatgcggtacagaaaatgaatggatggatggatttatcttTTAAACTTATCAGCCGATTATTCGGTTAttggaattttattctgccaaatatcggaatcagcatccgcctaaaaaaaaatccagatcaGTCTGGGCCTACTTTTAAtgcagcatactttttacttttacttgagtatttttgttagGTATTTTTTGTTAAGAAGAATCGGTacctttactccgttacattgagTATGTGTGTACATGGAATGTGCCGACACGTTGTCCCTATCTTAGTGTCTACGTACTCACGTAGCTCACAGGAGCGTAACAAATCTACCTATTGTTTATATCTATGACAGCAATAGACCAACAAGTGGGAATAGCATCCATGCTACTTCCTGTTAGGCCACTAAGCCATCACTTCCAAATAGAGACAAGCTTGCACCGGACGTATTTTAGTGAAGAATCTTTTTCGAGGATTgtagacataaaaacaaaaaagggaacTGACTGTTGTTAAAAGGGTAAGCCGTGGCAAAATGATTTCCAActtcagcattaaaaaaaaaaaaaaaaaaaaacggtaatAGGGCATATTGCTCCATACAAGACTAAACAGTTGCATCCCCGGATCCCACCCACCTGACTTTGACGTAGTCTGACAGCAGCCAGCGGTAGATTGCCTTGGTGGCATGCGTCATGAAGGTGCGCCCCTTGAAGCTGGTTTTCTGCAGGAACCACGGTAGAGCTCCACAGTGGTCCAGATGGAAGCTGAAGTCCACATAAAGACTCCACATCATCACTGCACtaatttcaataataataatcatcaataATAATTGAAAACTGACTGGCTGATGAGCAGCAGGTCGACCTCGGCCGGGTCAATCAGGTCGATGTATGGCAGCGCGTCCATGCCCTCCAGGCCCGGGTGGATGCCACAGTCCAGCTGCGGCACAACAACAACGGACACATGATGTCACCGTACGACCGCTACAAAACAATAAGGCAGAGTAGGTCGTTGGTACCATGATTTTCCGTCCCTTAAACTCCAGGATAATACAGGACCTTCCAACTTCTTGGCCAGCtccgctacacacacacaaacacacacagtaaatataaaatattaaaaacttaATATTCAAGTCTGACATGAACcctttttgagtggtggcccTTGCACAAGCAGTACAGACCCCATACAGTATAGTTATGATATAAAAGGATAagtttcaattattatttcatattttgtgtCTTTACACTGTATAATTTCAGCCTTTCAGAAAATATTCTGTGGCGTGTATTAAGTGCAATTAATTATaactaatcgattattaaattaattgacaactattttgctAACCGAGTAATCATTTACAGAGCTCGTTTGACCTAAAagtgtccaaatcctcagaatttcagcctctcaacagtaaatagtcTCCGATttttgtagtcctccatgaaagcagacttatctttgtgttgaatcaaaaaaAGACCTTTGCAAACGTCTACTTTtatactgggaaaaaaaagagttgatCTGACTTTCagtgtttatttcattgtatttattaaatttgtAGGGATGCACCGGCATGAAAATTCTTGAGCCAAAGTAAAAATTAGGAAACCAAGGCCGCAAACCTAAACACGCAAAGAAACAATTGTTATAACTAGTATTAATATGGGGGTAGGCTGATGTTCGcgtggttagcaaatctgccacacagtcaagaggttctgggttcgagtCTGGCCCTGCTCTCCCCACGTTTGTAGAAGCAGAAGGGAGCGTCAGAGCGGTTGCATATGGattacagaaaagaaaaaaacaatcatctgAATGTATTTGAGGAATAACTGACATTTATGTGATGTTATATTTCTATGTTAAATATTAAGGCAGGAGGACAAAGAAGTGAAAGTTGAGTACTCACAGCGGACGAATAAGCAACTGGTCGCTTTCCTCCGCAGGAACTACTGCCTCAGATTTACGTTTGGTTGTCATCTTTCACTCGATAATGGCAGCAAAATGCGGAAGAAATTACATAAATTCCACAATGTAGACACCATGCAGTGTGCAATTCCCATTCAagttttttactgttttatttccggtctttttcttctttgttggcgTGGCTGGACGACACTTACACTACCTCTTTCAACCTACTGCCACCTGTTGGACATCCTTGCTCCCTACATGCTTAGTGATCGTGCcaatggatctttttttttcttttgatgcagtttttttttttttttttttttttttttgtcaaacaagAACCACAACAGCAGAAACAACAACTCAAATTTAAGAATGTCCAGTTCACTAGACATTTATTAGAATATTTGAAGACTACGGGATTAGATGCAAGAAATTGAAAATCTAATCTCTTTTGTTGATCTCATTTTATGCTAAATgaaaatggacaatttagattaTATACTTAAGCAGTAATCAATTCAGATCAATGGGTGGAGGTAATTACTATTGATCAAGTAATtacaagagcagtgattctcaaagtgtggtgtgCACTCTAGTGCTAtgcaaagaatcactgaataaaataaaaaacaatttacatttaaaatatgaaataaaacacaTCAAAGGCATTGGAATTGATGGGTacttatgaagtgtaaaatgtgAGTGGAACTAATGAAGGATGATTGTTATATAAggtcttttgtttatttaataagTATACTGAATTTAGGTATACGAATAATTTAGATCGTAAAGCAAAGCAGTAATCATTACAGATCATTGGGTGGCGGTAAAGCACTATTACGGTTTGCAAACCGccgttgggaaaaaaaaaaaaaaagaagaagaagtggtcTGAGGAGGAGTTGGGTTTCTGAAAACGGAATGAGACGGCTCGCGGGCGCCCCAAAGAATTGGACGGACACACGCGAGGGTCAAGTTTAAATTGTTCGACAACACTttgctgtatgtgtgtgtgtgcgcgcgcaggcGTGAGAgcgagtgtttgtgtgtgtgagtgtgagtcaGCCAGGTGTGCCCGCCGCCCCACCTGAGGTTGCGCACGTCACGTCTCTCTTCCGGTCTTCCGGGTTCGGACTCTCGGTTCCGCCATGCCGGACGTGATGAGCGTCAGCGAGTTCATCACAGAGTGCAACGATGACTACAAGGCGCCCACCACGTCCAGCTTCTCCACGCGCATGGCCCACTGCAGGAACAGCGTGGCAGCCCTGGAGGAGGTAACGGCAGCGAGACGGACACACCGCGGCCCGGCGGGCGCGTGCATGGCTGACGGTGTGCGCGCGCGTTTGACTGATCAGTGTTCTGATGGGTGGGTTCAGTGTGCTCCACTGTGGCGTTACGTGCGCGTGTTTGGTTCACAGGCTTCAGAGTTCAGGATGACGCTTTCGGTGCCTGACCATTCTATCCAACGTGCACACACACTCGCAgccccttgagcaaggcacaaCTGCCCCACTGTGCCatttgattttgtgtgtgtttcatacAATGGTCTTGACTGAGTGTATGACAATCAAAAGCGTTcttaatgttggtcataatgTAAATGTCGACAGGAAGTCATGTGACGGCCGCCATGTCACAAAAGGAAGTACAACTTCCCCCTTCTGATGATTGCATGGAGGTCGCCACTTCTTATTCCTCTGTCCTTTGCATTTTGTTGAGTCATCCTGTGTGTGtatctttgtatgtatgtatgtatgtatgtgtgtgtgtgtgcgtgtgcctgcATGCGTGTTCGTGTTTCAGGTTCTGGACGTGGAACGCTCTGTTCTGTCTAAGCTGAAGAAGGCAGTGAAGTCCGTCTATACGTCAGGCCTGAGTGAGACACTCTCCTTGTCCTTCATTGTCTATATGTTGTCatgacagcacacacacacacacacttccacgTACACTCACAAATGGACATAAACACACTCACACGTAtgttcacaaaaacacacacacccactcgCTCACCCGAACACTCACACATGCTAACATGCACTCTCACACATTCAGACTCTCTCCTGCCGCACTCACGCATACATTCACAAACACTCACTCAGAGACACACACcacacatgctcacacacactTACTGTAGGTGTTTCTACACGTCTTTTAAAACATTACCATCATTCCTGCTCATGCCCCAGCATGCCATGGAAGCGCAGCGCTCACACAGGAAACAAATCTTCACGCTTCACTCTTTACAACAAACATTTAAGAACACATGGGCGTGcctgcgcgtgtgtgtctgtgtgtgtgtgtgtgtgtgtgtgtgtgtgtgtgtatgcccgCGTGCAtccatgtgtgcatgtgttgcaGCACACGTGGAGCATGAGGACCAGTACGTCTTTGCCATGGAGAAGTTGGGCGACAGCTGCATGTGCGGCGAGGACGCCGCCGTGGGCGCCGCCTTCCTCAAGTTTGCCGTTTTCAGCAAAGAGCTGACAGCGCTCTTCAAAAACCTGGTGAGCCTCGGGCGAAGCCCGTCCCCGCTGTCTCAGCAACACGCTCACCTCATGGGATGTCAATGCCACTTTC encodes:
- the LOC133416877 gene encoding cleavage and polyadenylation specificity factor subunit 3-like isoform X2, which gives rise to MTTKRKSEAVVPAEESDQLLIRPLGAGQEVGRSCIILEFKGRKIMLDCGIHPGLEGMDALPYIDLIDPAEVDLLLISHFHLDHCGALPWFLQKTSFKGRTFMTHATKAIYRWLLSDYVKVSNISADEMLYTETDLEESMDKIETINFHEVKEVAGIKFWCYHAGHVLGAAMFMIEIAGVKLLYTGDFSRQEDRHLMAAEIPSVKPDILITESTYGTHIHEKREEREARFCNTVHDIVNREGRCLIPVFALGRAQELLLILDEYWQNHPELHDIPIYYASSLARKCMAVYQTYINAMNDKIRKAINVNNPFVFKHISNLKSMDHFDDIGPSVVMASPGMMQSGLSRELFESWCTDKRNGVIIAGYCVEGTLAKHIMTEPEEISTMSGQKLPLKMSVDYISFSAHTDYQQTSEFIRALKPPHVILVHGEQNEMARLKAALIREYEDNEQVHIEVHNPRNTEAVTLNFRGEKLAKVMGSLADKTCTQGQRVSGILVKRNFNYHILTPSDLSEYTDLNVGTVTQTQAIPYTGPISLLVSQLRCLTGDVEQVESAEKITIRIFKSITLVHEAGMVLLEWLANPLNDMYADVVTTVVLEVQSNPNAQKILDARPEIFDQEVFIERLELMLHDMFGEDCVDFKDGEKVTVSVDGALAQVDPESRAPLEFEASVGFPTQLESMLR
- the LOC133416877 gene encoding cleavage and polyadenylation specificity factor subunit 3-like isoform X1, translated to MTTKRKSEAVVPAEESDQLLIRPLGAGQEVGRSCIILEFKGRKIMLDCGIHPGLEGMDALPYIDLIDPAEVDLLLISHFHLDHCGALPWFLQKTSFKGRTFMTHATKAIYRWLLSDYVKVSNISADEMLYTETDLEESMDKIETINFHEVKEVAGIKFWCYHAGHVLGAAMFMIEIAGVKLLYTGDFSRQEDRHLMAAEIPSVKPDILITESTYGTHIHEKREEREARFCNTVHDIVNREGRCLIPVFALGRAQELLLILDEYWQNHPELHDIPIYYASSLARKCMAVYQTYINAMNDKIRKAINVNNPFVFKHISNLKSMDHFDDIGPSVVMASPGMMQSGLSRELFESWCTDKRNGVIIAGYCVEGTLAKHIMTEPEEISTMSGQKLPLKMSVDYISFSAHTDYQQTSEFIRALKPPHVILVHGEQNEMARLKAALIREYEDNEQVHIEVHNPRNTEAVTLNFRGEKLAKVMGSLADKTCTQGQRVSGILVKRNFNYHILTPSDLSEYTDLNVGTVTQTQAIPYTGPISLLVSQLRCLTGDVEQVESAEKITIRIFKSITLVHEAGMVLLEWLANPLNDMYADVVTTVVLEVQSNPNAQKILDARPEIFDQEVFIERLELMLHDMFGEDCVDFKDGEKVTVSVDGALAQVDPESREVTCADDEALRDMLEVAVHRLYDALSPVY